In a genomic window of Lycium ferocissimum isolate CSIRO_LF1 chromosome 9, AGI_CSIRO_Lferr_CH_V1, whole genome shotgun sequence:
- the LOC132031796 gene encoding short-chain dehydrogenase reductase 3b-like, producing METPVPSISNKNLEGKIAIITGGASGIGENTARLFAQHGAKVVIADIHEERGRSVAESIGNGNCMFIKCDVIDEQQVQTLIKSTVEIHGRLDIMFSNAGIFAIDDSEQVILGFNLDSLDKIMSVNVRGSAACVKHAAEAMVEGGVKGKIICTGSSVTTNGTSNHIDYAMAKHALLGLVKCASLGLGKYGIRVNCVTPGAVATPLFEKGMKMDAEKVFELFSCLKNNGPQKSSHIADAVLFLASDESQFVTGHNLVVDGGFRPPVF from the coding sequence ATGGAAACTCCAGTTCCATCAATATCCAATAAAAACTTGGAGGGTAAAATCGCCATCATCACAGGAGGAGCCAGTGGTATCGGAGAGAACACGGCACGTCTCTTTGCTCAACATGGGGCTAAAGTTGTTATTGCAGACATCCATGAAGAAAGAGGCCGATCGGTAGCCGAATCTATTGGGAATGGAAACTGCATGTTCATCAAATGCGACGTCATTGATGAGCAACAGGTCCAAACGTTGATAAAATCAACGGTGGAGATTCACGGTCGACTAGACATTATGTTCAGCAATGCTGGAATTTTCGCTATTGATGATAGTGAACAAGTTATCCTAGGTTTTAACCTGGATAGTTTAGACAAGATAATGAGCGTCAATGTTCGGGGATCAGCAGCGTGTGTGAAGCACGCGGCTGAGGCGATGGTGGAGGGGGGTGTGAAAGGGAAAATAATATGCACGGGTAGCTCAGTGACGACTAATGGGACGTCTAATCATATTGATTACGCGATGGCTAAGCACGCGCTGCTTGGATTGGTGAAGTGTGCAAGCTTGGGACTAGGTAAGTACGGTATACGTGTGAATTGTGTTACTCCTGGGGCAGTAGCTACACCCTTGTTTGAGAAAGGAATGAAAATGGATGCGGAGAAAGTGTTCGAATTGTTCAGTTGCTTGAAAAATAATGGGCCACAGAAGAGTTCTCATATAGCTGACGCCGTCTTGTTTTTGGCTTCTGATGAGTCTCAGTTTGTCACCGGCCATAATTTGGTCGTTGATGGAGGCTTTCGCCCACCTGTTTTTTGA